The segment AAATTGAAATCAAGCGCCCCGGTGTTCCCAAACCATTTGTCGTACGGCTGCATCCCGAAAACCGCGTGGGGATTCCCTTGATCGGAGTTCAGCCCGAGTTGCAATTGCGGCTCGATGAAAAATACCCGACGAATCCCGATACGGCCGCCGCCCACGCGGTCCCCGCACTTCAAGGTGGAGACAAATTCTCCCAAATCGACGACCAACAGCTCGAAAATCACACCGATGTTCTTAAGCAGCTGTTGCGGCGCGTCGATGAACCGCTGCGGGTTACAATTCTTCGCTCGTCGCCTGAATTGAGAAAATCGATTCACGAGTCCGCGGAAGCGGAGCAGACTTCCGAAGAAATCGAGCAGCAAATGGATGCTGCGTCCAAGTCGATATCTATAACGGTCCCAACCGCGCGCGTACACGATCTTGGTGCGGTGATGACGATGGGGCCAATCGCTGGGGTGCAAGCAGATTCCCCCGCGGCCAAGGTCGGAATCAAAGAGGGGGACGTCTTGCTGTCCATCGATGGTCAAAACGTTGGCAATCCTCTGACGTTGCCCAATCGCATTGCGGCGATCGCGCAGAGCGATCAATCGCTGTCGCTGCAGGTCAAGCGGACCACGACGGATGGCAAGTCCACGACGCTCGATTTTTCCCTCAAGCCTCATCCGTCTCCATGGTATTATCCGTTGGGATTGCCCATGGATCCGATGATCGTTCAGAGCCTGGGAATTGCCTACTATGTCGAGCCTACGGTGGCGGCAGTGATGCCAGGTTCCCCTGCCGCAGAGGCGCAAATTGCGGCGGGCGACGTGGTAGCGAAGATTCAATTCTTGGCACCCAAGGAACAACCCAACGCCGAACAGCCGCAGGGAGTCAAAGCCGCAAAGCAAGACGGCGCGGAAGATCAAGAGCAGCCGCAAAAGAAGGACTCGGAAGTTCTTGATCTCTCCGAGAACAGCCTGCAGTGGCCGCAAATAGTCTTTCGCGAGTTTACGTCCAGCGAACCAGGCGCGAAAGTCAAACTGTGGGTTTTGCACGACGGTCAAGAGCGTGCGGTGGAACTAGTGCCCACGCCGGCCAAGCTTGAAGACGGTAGCGATTGGAATTTGCCCGATCGAGGGTTTAACTTCGACCCCGTGACCTTTATTCAAATGGCCGGATCGGTTCCCGCGGCGTTCAAACTGGGGAGCCAAGAAACCGTCGATAACCTGCTGATGGTTTATCGTTTCCTACAGCGGCTCGGTAAGAAAGACGGGATCTCGGTGAAAATGATGTCGGGCCCCGTCGGCATCGCCCAAATGGCAGGCATGAAAGTTAAGGAAGGGTTTTCGTCGTTCTTGCTGTTCCTGACAATGCTCAGCGCTAATCTCGCCGTCATTAATTTTCTCCCGATTCCGGTTCTCGATGGCGGGCACATGGTGTTTTTGATCTACGAAGGGCTCCGCGGCAAGCCAGCCAGCGAGCGAGTGATGATTGCCTTCACCTACGCAGGAATGATTTTTCTGCTGACCCTGATGCTCTTTGTGCTATCGCTCGATTTGGGCTGGATTTCGCGGCGATAGCGTATTGATCTCGTCCAATTCACAGTCGGTCGTCGCAAGCGGTGACGTATCGTTGCGTTGTTTCGACGCCCATATATTGGGCCTGGAGTTGATTTTTCGTAAGTCCGTCGGTGTAAGCTTGACAAGCCCGACCGATAATGCCGACAATAATCGTTAAGCATTCTAGTTCAAGCATTTCTTTAGGGTTCGAATTTGGGCATCGGAGGTAATCATGAAAAATCGATGCATTGGCTTGCTAGTCATGCTTTCAATCCTGATAACTGGTAAAGCGCTCTTTGCGCAACAGAAGGCGCCGTCTTATCGCTCGGCCAAGCCGACTTTAAGCCCATATTTATTCCTGACTCGGCCTCAAGTCGGCTTTTTTCCCAATTACCACACTTTTGTTGAGCCGTATCGAAATCAGACACAAATCAACCAGATTCAGCAGACTCAGATTTCAAATTTGAATCAGGAAGTTCAACAGCAAAACACGTTGCAAAACAAGCCTGCTGCCGTGGCACCAACTGGACATTCATCCGTTTACGGCAATCTGTCCCATTATTATTCCGCCAACCCAGGATCGGGCAGCGGAAATCGCCAGAGCAAACCAACTCGTGGTCGATAGCGGCTGATGCTCGACTCGCATCGGGCCATCGACGGTACACACTGGCTGAAGCGGCGGCGAGAGAAGCTTGCAGGCACTACTTCCATGCGACTCTGGATCGTTCAACACTGCGGTGGCCTTGTCCTATTCAAGTCGTTTGAATATTCGATGCCTGCGTGCTAGCAGCTAGCGAATCTCTCCCAATGTGCCGTCCAGCTAGCGAAGCTGCTGTTTAAACCGCTGGATCGTCCGCTGCCTCTACTCGCATGGCTCCAGTTCGCCGGTGCTAGCTGCGTCTGTAATTCGGTTCGTCGAATCGAATAATCTTTCTCTACGATTTGTTCCGATAATGCCAACTGCGGGGGATTGTATCGAAAGTCTGCCCCTCCGGAGTAAACGCAATAACTCCGGAAAATAGGCAGTCGCCGTTCCCAGAATTGATCATCGGATGCAACGTCACGCAATCCAACCTTTGAAGTTGACCGCTGCGCTCGTCGGCTTCTTGGCGATGAGTGGTTGCGGAATTCTTCCGCATGCTGCTGCTCCAAATCGCCCTGCGGTGGATCTAGCCGTCCATCCGATGGCG is part of the Pirellulales bacterium genome and harbors:
- a CDS encoding site-2 protease family protein, with product MEGIEIEIKRPGVPKPFVVRLHPENRVGIPLIGVQPELQLRLDEKYPTNPDTAAAHAVPALQGGDKFSQIDDQQLENHTDVLKQLLRRVDEPLRVTILRSSPELRKSIHESAEAEQTSEEIEQQMDAASKSISITVPTARVHDLGAVMTMGPIAGVQADSPAAKVGIKEGDVLLSIDGQNVGNPLTLPNRIAAIAQSDQSLSLQVKRTTTDGKSTTLDFSLKPHPSPWYYPLGLPMDPMIVQSLGIAYYVEPTVAAVMPGSPAAEAQIAAGDVVAKIQFLAPKEQPNAEQPQGVKAAKQDGAEDQEQPQKKDSEVLDLSENSLQWPQIVFREFTSSEPGAKVKLWVLHDGQERAVELVPTPAKLEDGSDWNLPDRGFNFDPVTFIQMAGSVPAAFKLGSQETVDNLLMVYRFLQRLGKKDGISVKMMSGPVGIAQMAGMKVKEGFSSFLLFLTMLSANLAVINFLPIPVLDGGHMVFLIYEGLRGKPASERVMIAFTYAGMIFLLTLMLFVLSLDLGWISRR